TAGCCCTTGCCGGCGAAGATGTGCGTTTCGATGAACTGCAAGATCCCATGTTCGCGGATCGGCGAGTAGGTGACGATAAACAAGGCGTCACCAAAGGTTTCCAGCTTCGGCCGGCTGTGTTTTTCCAGGGCGTCTTCAATGGCCAGTTCGTGCAGGTTGAACTGGCGCTGCAGATTGGCCAGCTCCTGAGCGTCCGGCTCTTCCAGGCCGATCCAGACAAAATGTCCGGTTTTTGCGGCCCAGGCGGCGCCTTCGTCAAGCGTGATATTAGTGACTTTCTTACCGGCGCTGTAAACCGCAGCAGCAACAACTCGACCCATGGTAGTGGTTCACTTCTTCTTGGCAGATGGCAGGGAATACAAGGCTTCAGCTTAGCTGTGTCGCTGCTTGAGAGTCAGTGAAATCTGTACAGTTCACCCGGCAAAAGAAAACCCGCACAAGGCGGGTTTTTTTACGCAGCCTGCAGCTGCTGATCCATCGCGGCGATGCATTCGCGCATCTGCTCGCGGCACTGGGACATGAGCATGGGCATGTCATCCATGGTCAGCCCGGCTGTAGGAATCGCCGGCAGCGAGCGTATGAGAATTTTCCCGCTGCGCCAGCGGTTCAGGCGCATGTGCTTGATGTAGCTGCTGACGCACACCGGCACGATCGGCACACCGGCGGCGATCGCCATCTGGAACGCGCCTTTCTTGAACGGCAGCAGTTCTTCACCGAGGTTGCGCGTGCCCTCCGGGAATACCCAGATCGACGTGTCTTCGTGCTGCAAGGTGTGGGTGGTGGTGAGCATCGACTTGCGCGCCTTGTGCGCGTTGCCACGATCAATCAACACGTTGCCCGCGAGCCAGAACAGTTGCCCGAACAGCGGCACCCATTTCAGGCTCTTCTTGCCGATGCATACGGTCCTGCGTGGCACCACGTTGCCGAACACGAACAGGTCGTAGTTGGACTGAT
The Pseudomonas fluorescens genome window above contains:
- a CDS encoding 1-acylglycerol-3-phosphate O-acyltransferase, whose product is MLFVFRMLLMGLHFILAGVLGVILGLCRPFNPDNSRLCARLYALPAMCILRLRVKSDVGPLMNKPDSCVIVANHQSNYDLFVFGNVVPRRTVCIGKKSLKWVPLFGQLFWLAGNVLIDRGNAHKARKSMLTTTHTLQHEDTSIWVFPEGTRNLGEELLPFKKGAFQMAIAAGVPIVPVCVSSYIKHMRLNRWRSGKILIRSLPAIPTAGLTMDDMPMLMSQCREQMRECIAAMDQQLQAA